Below is a window of Thermodesulfitimonas autotrophica DNA.
CGCCCTGTAGGACGCATACCGCTTAAAATACGCAAAAGAACTTTCCCCCTTTACTTTAGCGCGTAAGGGCGGCCAGCCCATAGGCAAGGTTAAGAAACAAACCGGCAAGCGGCGTGATTACGACCTTCAGGAGAAGACCGATGACACCGCTAAAAACAAGCACCACGAGAATTATTATCCCGTATTGCTCCAGCCAGTAAAGCCACTCCTGCCGCCCGGGCACAAGCGCCGCCAATACCTTTGAGCCGTCGAGCGGCGGCACAGGGAGCAGATTGAAAACCGCAAGCACCACATTAATCCAGATCATCACCCGCAAGAGATCGTTGAGGGTAGGGTTCCCCATCCCTGACAATCCCAGGAGGACCGCCGCAAGCAAGGCGATACCAAGGTTCGCTACCGGCCCGGCAAGCGAAACAAGCAGCAACCCCTGCCGGCGGTCCCGGAAATTATACGGATTTACCGGCACCGGCCGTGCCCAACCGAAACCCGCAAGATAAAGGAGCAAAAGCCCGACCGGGTCTACGTGTTTTAAGGGATTCAGCGTCAGACGCCCGGCATAGCGCGCCGTAGGATCGCCGCACCTATCCGCCACCCAGCCGTGAGCAAACTCGTGCACCGTCAGCCCCACTACCACCGCCGGAGTGAGCAGGATAATTTCGTAAGCCGAAGGCAGATTAAACAATGCTTCCTCTCCTCTGAGAATATACCGTCAGACTATTTTCGCCGGCGGCCATTTCCCCCGTTTTGTGCCCGGCCCCAACCATATCTAGAGCGCCAAAACCTACTCCTCTTGTGGCGGTGCACCCATTTCCTTAATATCCTTACCAGTCAGCCGCGGTTTATTAAACCAGATGGCGGCCAGAACCTCCCGGAACCGCTCCTGGTATCCCTCTTCGCTCAGCAAAACGTAAAGGAGCGGGTAGGCCTCACGCGGCAGGTCAAGCATCGCTTTAGCCAGGGCAACCAGGTCCACCTGGCCGCGTGCCGTAAGTTTTCCTAAGAGCTCCTGCCACCGGGATACCGCAGCCACTACTTTAGCCGTCGTATGCCGGCCAAAACGGTACCGCTCGCAGAGCGCCTGCGCGGAAGGTATGTTGGTCCAGTGGACAGCGGTGATGAAGTAGGCGAGCCACCGCGACTTTAAGACTATCCCCCACGATTCGAGCGTTTTTAGAGCCTGCGGCAGGTAGGTGAGCACCGGCTCCACTTCCCAATGACTCGCCACCGGAAAGATGTAAGGCCAAATGCCGAGTTCAGCGCAGCGCCCTAAAAACCGCGAAGCCCTCTCGTCCTCCAGGCAAGACCGCACTACCCGCCAGAAGTCCGGCGGCGCAACCCGCTCCAAAAGACCGTCGCGCACCGCCTCCCGAAGAAGTTTCAGGGTCTGGCGCTCGATCTGGAAATTGAAGCGCTCCGACAGCCACACCGCCCGCAACACCCGGAGCGGTTCTTCGGCGAAGCTGCGGTTATGAAGGACGCGCACCAAGCCAAACTTTAGGTCCTCCCGCCCGCCAAAATAATCGATAACCTCCCCAAAGCGTTCCGGGGCGAGTTCTACCGCCAGAGCGTCAATAGTAAAGTCCTGCCGGTAGAGCTCCTGGTGCAAAGACCGGTTGTTTACCTGGATGCCGAGGGCGTACTCGAAGAAACCGGGCCGGGCCTCGCGCACGTAGCACCGGCAACCGTCGGCCAGCAGGAGAACAGCCCCGCCCTGCCGCGCCGTCTGTTTTAGCCGCAGTTTCGCCTCTGTCGCCACCGTCGCAGCAAGCGCCGCCGCATCACCTTCTACCACCACTTTTAATTCCCGCGGCCTGAAGCCCAGAAGGAGGTCGCGCACCGTTTCCCCCGCTAAAAAGGCCGCCCTCCCGCTTTCCCGGGCCCTCGCGCCCAGGCGCTCCAAAATGCTTAACGCCGGGGCGGTCACGCCTGCCCGCAAAAGCGCGGCGACATTCCGCTTCCCCGCCGAGGGCGACGCCGGCGCATAGAGCAGGCGAAACTGGGGTTTAAAATCGGGATGCAGCGTGCGCAAGATATCGGTACGGGAGACGATACCAACGAGCCGTCCCCCTTCAACAACGGGAAGCCTGCCGATATTATGCTCAATCATCAAGGTCTGGGCATCACTCACCGGCAGGTAAGGCTCCACCGTGACGACCTGGTGGCTCATGAAAGCCTTCACGGGGGCGTGGGTGAGGTTATGCCGCTGGGCCTTTTCAATGTCCCGGCGGGACAAAATGCCAACCAGCTGGTCCTCCCGAACGACCGGCAAGCCGCTATGACCGTAGCGCAGCATCACCTGTCCGGCCTCAGCGATGGTCGTTTCCGGAGATACGGTTTTAACGGGGGAACTCATGATCTCGGCCACCGTGAGCGGTGCCCGCACCGACTCGCTGAGCCGCGCGAGAAGCCTCTCCTTGACCTGTTCCACCGTTACCCGCTTTACCACCGCCGCTGCCGCCGCCGGGTGCCCGCCGCCGCCAAAGTGCTGCAAAACAGCCCGCACATCGACCTCGGGAAGACCGGAGCGCCCGGTAACGTAAACCCGGTCGACCATTTCCACAATGGTAAAAACAACGTCAAGCTGTTCGATCTCTACTAACTTATGCGTCAGAATGGCCAGCCCGTCGAAAAACTCCTCGCTCCGTGCCCACGTAACGAGCACCTTGAGGCCGTTGACCAGGTGGCGTTCCGCATTCAAGATAAGTTCCTTAAGCAGCTCCTGTTGCTCCGCCGCGAGCGGCCGCTCGAGGAAGTTCGCTACCACCGAGAGGTTTGCACCGCAGGACAAAAGAAACCCGGCCGCCGCCGCATCCCGACAGGTGGTGCTTGGGTAGAGCAGGCTCCCGGTATCTTCGTATATTCCCAGCGCCAGAACCGTCGCTTCAAAAGGGGAAAGCTCTATCCCCGCCTCCCGAATCCTTTCCACTAGCAGGGTCGTGGTCGCCCCTATGGGTTCAACCACCTCAAGCGTCCCCCGCACATCGTCCTCGTGGGCCGGGTGGTGGTCGTAAATGTGTATCTCGACGTCCGCCCGCTCAACGAGAGCGTTTAAAAAGCCAATCCGCCGCGGGTTCCTGGTATCAACGAGGATCAGGCGCCTAACCCTGCCTAAGTTGATATTCTTCGCGTCCTCTATCAGCAGGGCGTCCTTATGCAAGGCCAAAAAATCCTCGACAGCGCAACTGGCTTTCCCGGGCAGAACGAGCGACGCTCCCGGGTAAAGCTTTTTAGCCGCTACCATCGCCGCCAGGCCGTCAAAATCAGTTAGCAGGTGGGTGGTTATTACTTCCATAAACGTTCTGGAATCCGGTCGTTACGGGTAAGATCGGCAAAACTTTCCCGGGCCACAATCACCTCCGCCCGGCCGTCACCGACCAGAACCATCGCCGGGCGAGGTAAACGGTTATAGTTCATGGACATCGCGTAATTGTAAGCGCCAGTCGCTGGCACGGCGAGGATATCCCCCGGCACAGGATAGGGCAGATGAACGTTGTGGATGAGGATGTCACCCGACTCGCAGCACTTTCCGGCAACGGTGACGGGCGTCGCCGGCTCCTCCCGCATCCGGTTGGCCAGTGCCGCTTCGTAGCGGGCCTGGTAAAGTGCCGGGCGGATATTGTCGTTCATTCCGCCATCCACCATGACGTAAAGCCGCACGCCTGGAATTTCCTTGACCCCACCCACGGTGTAGAGCGTTATCCCCGCCGGCCCCGCTATCGACCGCCCCGGTTCCACAACAACCCGCGGCAGAGGCAGCCCGCGTTCCCGAACCGCCTCCCGCACCGTTTCGAGGATCGCCGCTGCGTACGCTTCGATGGCCGGCGGGTCGTCACCAGACACGTAGTAAATACCCAGCCCGCCGCCAAGATCAAGCTCCTCTATAACCCAACCCGTGGCTTCCCGGACTTCCCCGGCGAACCCGAGCATCACCCGGGCTGCCTCCCGGAAAGGCTCCAAATCGAAGATCTGGGAGCCAATATGACAGTGTAAGCCCACCAGCTTCAAATTAGGAGACTCAAGCGCCTGCCGGATGCCCGCCAGCGCTTGCCCTGTGGCGATCGGCAGACCGAATTTGGAGTCGATCTGGCCCGTGCGGATGTACTGGTGGGTGTGCGCCTCGATGCCGGGCGTAAGGCGCAGCAGAATCTCCTGCCGCCGTCCCGCATCACCAGCCAGGCGGTCGAGCAGGGTCAGTTCATAAAGGTTATCCACCACGAACCGGCCCACACCGGCTTCGAGCCCTTGCCGGATTTCATCCGGCGCTTTATTGTTACCGTGGAAATAGATGCGCCCCGGTGGGAAGCCAGCCGCAAGTGCCGTATAAAGTTCGCCACCAGAGGATACATCGAGGTAAAGCCCCTCTTCCTCGACCAGCCGGCAGATCGCGGTGCAGAGAAGGGCTTTACCTGCATAAACAACCCGGTTGTCCGGGCCGAAGGCCTCGCGGTACCGCCGGCAATTTTCCCGAAAAAGGGCTTCATCTACCACATAAAGCGGCGTCCCAAACTTCTGGGCCAGCGCCACCGCACTGATACCGCCTATCTCGAGTTCCCCTGCCGCGTTAATCCGCTGTGTCCCGCGTAAATGCATCTCTACTCCACCTTCGGCAGCCGCGCCAACGAGCGCTGCAGTTCTTCTTCCGGTAAAGCGTAATCTTGCAGTTCTCCCGCAAGATAAGCATCATAGGCCGCTAAGTCGAAATGGCCGTGACCGCTCAGGTTAAAGAGGATAACCCGCGCTTCGCCCGCTTCCCTGGCCGCCAGCGCTTCGTCGATGGCGCACTTGATGGCGTGCGCCGACTCGGGAGCGGGAACGATACCCTCTGCCTGCGCAAATTGGACCGCCGCCTCGAAAACCTGACGCTGGCCGTAAGCCCGCGCCTCTATGAAACCATCCGCCACCAACTGGCACAAAAGCGGCGCGTCCCCGTGGTAGCGCAGCCCGCCGGCGTGAATTGCCGGCGGCATAAAATCCTTGCCGAGAGTATACATATAGAGGAGCGGCGTTAATCCCGCTACGTCACCGAAATCGTAAGTATGAAGTCCCCTGGTGAGTGTCGGACAGGCCGACGGCTCAACAGCGATAAAACGGCTCTGCGCCTTCCCGGCGAACCGGTCCTGCAAAAAGGGGAAAGCCAGACCCGGATAGTTCGAGCCGCCCCCAACACAGCCGATAACCACGTCCGGATAATCCCCGGCCTTCTCCATCTGGGCCTTGGCCTCCAGCCCGATTACGGTCTGGTGGAGCAGCACATGATTCAAAACGCTCCCGAGCGAATAGTTCGTATCGCCGTGCGTGGCGGCATCCTCGACCGCCTCGCTGATGGCGATCCCCAGGCTTCCCGGCGAATCGGGGTCCTGCGACAAGATCGCC
It encodes the following:
- a CDS encoding site-2 protease family protein — its product is MFNLPSAYEIILLTPAVVVGLTVHEFAHGWVADRCGDPTARYAGRLTLNPLKHVDPVGLLLLYLAGFGWARPVPVNPYNFRDRRQGLLLVSLAGPVANLGIALLAAVLLGLSGMGNPTLNDLLRVMIWINVVLAVFNLLPVPPLDGSKVLAALVPGRQEWLYWLEQYGIIILVVLVFSGVIGLLLKVVITPLAGLFLNLAYGLAALTR
- a CDS encoding CBS domain-containing protein, whose translation is MEVITTHLLTDFDGLAAMVAAKKLYPGASLVLPGKASCAVEDFLALHKDALLIEDAKNINLGRVRRLILVDTRNPRRIGFLNALVERADVEIHIYDHHPAHEDDVRGTLEVVEPIGATTTLLVERIREAGIELSPFEATVLALGIYEDTGSLLYPSTTCRDAAAAGFLLSCGANLSVVANFLERPLAAEQQELLKELILNAERHLVNGLKVLVTWARSEEFFDGLAILTHKLVEIEQLDVVFTIVEMVDRVYVTGRSGLPEVDVRAVLQHFGGGGHPAAAAAVVKRVTVEQVKERLLARLSESVRAPLTVAEIMSSPVKTVSPETTIAEAGQVMLRYGHSGLPVVREDQLVGILSRRDIEKAQRHNLTHAPVKAFMSHQVVTVEPYLPVSDAQTLMIEHNIGRLPVVEGGRLVGIVSRTDILRTLHPDFKPQFRLLYAPASPSAGKRNVAALLRAGVTAPALSILERLGARARESGRAAFLAGETVRDLLLGFRPRELKVVVEGDAAALAATVATEAKLRLKQTARQGGAVLLLADGCRCYVREARPGFFEYALGIQVNNRSLHQELYRQDFTIDALAVELAPERFGEVIDYFGGREDLKFGLVRVLHNRSFAEEPLRVLRAVWLSERFNFQIERQTLKLLREAVRDGLLERVAPPDFWRVVRSCLEDERASRFLGRCAELGIWPYIFPVASHWEVEPVLTYLPQALKTLESWGIVLKSRWLAYFITAVHWTNIPSAQALCERYRFGRHTTAKVVAAVSRWQELLGKLTARGQVDLVALAKAMLDLPREAYPLLYVLLSEEGYQERFREVLAAIWFNKPRLTGKDIKEMGAPPQEE
- the lysA gene encoding diaminopimelate decarboxylase, which gives rise to MHLRGTQRINAAGELEIGGISAVALAQKFGTPLYVVDEALFRENCRRYREAFGPDNRVVYAGKALLCTAICRLVEEEGLYLDVSSGGELYTALAAGFPPGRIYFHGNNKAPDEIRQGLEAGVGRFVVDNLYELTLLDRLAGDAGRRQEILLRLTPGIEAHTHQYIRTGQIDSKFGLPIATGQALAGIRQALESPNLKLVGLHCHIGSQIFDLEPFREAARVMLGFAGEVREATGWVIEELDLGGGLGIYYVSGDDPPAIEAYAAAILETVREAVRERGLPLPRVVVEPGRSIAGPAGITLYTVGGVKEIPGVRLYVMVDGGMNDNIRPALYQARYEAALANRMREEPATPVTVAGKCCESGDILIHNVHLPYPVPGDILAVPATGAYNYAMSMNYNRLPRPAMVLVGDGRAEVIVARESFADLTRNDRIPERLWK
- a CDS encoding TrpB-like pyridoxal phosphate-dependent enzyme, with translation METKILLTEKELPTAWYNIQADMPNLPKPPLHPATKRPVGPEDLAPIFPLELIKQEVTRERWVPIPEEVLAIYRLWRPSPLFRARRLEQVLQTPARIYYKYEGVSPAGSHKLNTAVPQAYFNKQAGIKRLATETGAGQWGSALSMACNFFGMECTVYMVKVSYHQKPYRRILMQVFGAEVLASPTDRTQSGRAILSQDPDSPGSLGIAISEAVEDAATHGDTNYSLGSVLNHVLLHQTVIGLEAKAQMEKAGDYPDVVIGCVGGGSNYPGLAFPFLQDRFAGKAQSRFIAVEPSACPTLTRGLHTYDFGDVAGLTPLLYMYTLGKDFMPPAIHAGGLRYHGDAPLLCQLVADGFIEARAYGQRQVFEAAVQFAQAEGIVPAPESAHAIKCAIDEALAAREAGEARVILFNLSGHGHFDLAAYDAYLAGELQDYALPEEELQRSLARLPKVE